The following are encoded in a window of Flavobacteriales bacterium genomic DNA:
- a CDS encoding TonB-dependent receptor — protein MSTIGKCSLHRSRRSETSRLLDARTKAVLGEISREAPGRALRAWLRAMGKVAALVWACMPSVQAQEMVSHGIVTDARGLGLPFVNVSILGTSIGTVTDAQGRFRLQGIPSEGARIAVSSVGHDLWTGAAAVNGAPMEIKLKERVVELPVFTVRSSLTGGSGPAQETPGSVWYIGPKEMALYGQTDIGRLLRTVPGVNVQEEDGFGLRPNIGMRGAGAERSAKITVMEDGVLVAPAPYAAPAAYYFPTMGRMHAVEVAKGSSQIRHGPLTTGGAINLLSTPIPERTSGMVLLRGGSFGMRDLHAHAGTEQTLANGDHAGFLVETFQQAADGFKQLDTQGPTGFQKGDHVVKAQWRARDEARIRQAISFRASLNTEASDETYLGLSMADFQRTPLRRYAASANDRMTVRQDMLTARYGLELKGGISFVATAYRTNTHRDWYKLDQVVDSSGAKLPIASLLDDPSPWPWAMEALGGGDTGGDAMQVKSNLRNYQSSGLQFTASKNISMDRGRHDIEAGIRVHRDLMDRFQRTDGYRMRSGHMMLTSRGQQGTESNRLATADARAAHVAYAYERGCVGFRPGLRYEHITLAQNDYGRQDPGRTGDQLVRTENTVEVWIPGVSVDLTIRDGLFLFAGVHRGFSPPGSDPETRPERSLNYESGLRIRHKGTHFQLIGFLNDYEELLGADLAAAGGTGSGDLFNGGRALVRGIELHVEHDALHGRGEKLRLPMQLAWTLTDARFGSSFNSTFSGWGQVLEGDPIPYIARHQVNLRAGLESARGGISAQATFVGEMPTGRHSGSDAVKTEVPAYAVVDLVAYWRPVIGQAKEQVEFSFTIRNLLDERYLASLVPAGARPGLPRAILAGARFRF, from the coding sequence ATGTCCACCATCGGCAAGTGTTCTCTCCACCGCTCCAGGCGAAGCGAGACCTCCCGGCTGCTGGATGCGCGCACCAAGGCCGTGTTGGGCGAAATTTCCCGCGAGGCCCCTGGACGTGCGCTGCGGGCCTGGCTGCGCGCCATGGGCAAGGTGGCCGCTTTGGTGTGGGCATGCATGCCATCGGTCCAAGCCCAGGAGATGGTATCGCACGGTATCGTCACAGATGCACGGGGACTGGGGCTGCCCTTCGTGAACGTGTCCATCCTGGGAACATCCATCGGCACGGTCACGGATGCCCAAGGCCGGTTCCGCCTGCAAGGGATCCCTTCCGAAGGCGCACGGATCGCCGTAAGCAGCGTGGGACATGATCTCTGGACCGGGGCCGCTGCCGTGAATGGCGCACCCATGGAGATCAAGCTGAAGGAAAGGGTCGTGGAGCTTCCTGTCTTCACGGTGCGATCGAGCTTGACCGGTGGTTCCGGCCCGGCACAGGAGACCCCGGGATCGGTGTGGTACATCGGTCCGAAGGAGATGGCGCTGTATGGCCAGACGGACATTGGCCGGTTGTTGCGCACGGTGCCCGGTGTGAATGTGCAGGAGGAGGACGGTTTCGGACTTCGACCAAACATCGGCATGCGCGGTGCGGGTGCGGAGCGCAGCGCGAAGATCACCGTGATGGAGGACGGTGTGCTGGTGGCGCCTGCGCCCTATGCGGCCCCAGCGGCGTACTACTTCCCCACCATGGGCCGTATGCACGCGGTGGAAGTGGCCAAGGGGAGCAGCCAGATCCGCCATGGGCCACTCACCACGGGTGGCGCCATCAACCTGCTGTCCACACCCATCCCCGAACGCACCAGCGGTATGGTCCTGTTGCGCGGCGGATCCTTCGGTATGCGCGACCTGCATGCCCATGCGGGGACCGAACAGACCCTGGCCAACGGCGATCACGCGGGTTTCCTGGTGGAGACCTTCCAGCAGGCCGCCGACGGATTCAAGCAGCTCGATACCCAGGGCCCCACCGGATTCCAGAAAGGCGACCATGTGGTGAAGGCCCAATGGCGGGCACGTGACGAAGCCCGCATCCGGCAGGCGATCTCATTTCGCGCCAGCCTCAACACCGAGGCGAGCGACGAGACCTACCTGGGCCTTTCCATGGCCGACTTCCAGCGGACACCCTTGCGTCGCTATGCCGCATCGGCCAATGACCGCATGACGGTGCGGCAGGATATGCTCACCGCGCGCTATGGCTTGGAGTTGAAGGGCGGAATAAGCTTCGTAGCAACGGCGTACCGCACCAACACGCACCGCGACTGGTACAAGTTGGACCAGGTGGTGGACAGTTCTGGAGCCAAGTTGCCGATCGCGAGCCTGCTCGATGACCCCTCACCTTGGCCATGGGCGATGGAGGCGCTCGGTGGCGGCGATACCGGCGGTGATGCGATGCAAGTGAAGTCGAACCTGCGCAACTACCAGAGCAGCGGGCTGCAATTCACCGCTTCCAAGAACATCAGCATGGATCGGGGCAGGCATGACATTGAAGCTGGCATCCGCGTGCACCGTGATCTGATGGACCGCTTCCAACGCACAGACGGCTACCGCATGCGCAGCGGCCACATGATGCTCACCAGCCGCGGCCAACAGGGCACCGAGAGCAATCGGCTGGCCACCGCCGACGCACGCGCTGCGCATGTGGCCTATGCCTATGAGCGCGGATGTGTGGGTTTTCGGCCAGGGCTGCGGTACGAGCATATCACCCTGGCACAGAACGACTACGGCCGGCAGGATCCCGGGCGGACGGGTGACCAGCTTGTGCGGACCGAGAATACCGTGGAGGTGTGGATACCTGGTGTGAGCGTGGACCTGACGATACGTGATGGCCTCTTCCTTTTCGCGGGCGTCCACCGGGGCTTCTCCCCGCCTGGCAGCGATCCGGAGACCAGACCTGAGCGAAGTTTGAACTACGAGAGCGGGCTGCGCATCCGACACAAGGGCACACATTTCCAATTGATCGGCTTCCTGAACGACTATGAGGAACTGCTCGGCGCCGATCTGGCCGCGGCGGGCGGTACGGGCAGCGGCGACCTGTTCAATGGTGGCCGGGCCTTGGTGCGCGGTATCGAGCTGCATGTGGAGCACGACGCCTTGCACGGACGCGGTGAGAAGCTTCGTCTGCCCATGCAACTGGCCTGGACGTTGACGGATGCCCGTTTCGGAAGCAGCTTCAACAGCACCTTCAGCGGCTGGGGGCAGGTGTTGGAAGGGGACCCCATACCCTATATCGCCCGGCACCAGGTGAACCTCCGCGCCGGATTGGAAAGTGCCCGCGGCGGCATCAGCGCACAGGCCACTTTCGTGGGCGAAATGCCCACGGGCCGACACAGTGGATCGGATGCCGTGAAGACGGAAGTGCCGGCCTATGCCGTGGTGGATCTGGTGGCCTATTGGCGGCCGGTCATCGGCCAGGCGAAGGAGCAGGTGGAATTCTCCTTCACGATCCGCAATCTCCTGGACGAGCGCTACCTGGCGTCGCTCGTGCCCGCTGGTGCACGTCCCGGTCTGCCACGGGCCATCCTCGCCGGGGCACGTTTCCGCTTCTGA
- a CDS encoding PA0069 family radical SAM protein, with translation MPIDEKVVRGRGAMGEVENRFLRVQRGIVHPEGVDGPDPDDPADAPTIYRDEWPRSILNKVESADLPFRWSLNPYQGCEHGCSYCYARPTHEYWGLGAGLDFERVVLVKRDAAALLVKALRSPGWKAEPIMLSGATDPYQPVERRERITRSLLQVMHDHGQPVSVITKNGLILRDLDLLAPMAALRQAQVAISITSLNEDLRRAMEPRTASARVRLKAIAKLSSAGVPVHAMIAPVIPGLNDQEIPALLEAAAQAGARSASYILLRTNGPVHEVFTRWLRTHFPLRAAKVEHLTAETHGGSMSDHRSGRRFKGEGPVAQQIGALFKLMHGRHLHGRSAPPLDSSGFRRPAQGQLDLFQ, from the coding sequence ATGCCGATCGACGAAAAAGTCGTCCGTGGCCGGGGCGCAATGGGGGAGGTGGAGAACCGCTTCCTGCGCGTCCAGCGTGGCATTGTGCATCCAGAAGGTGTGGATGGACCCGACCCGGACGATCCGGCGGATGCCCCCACCATTTACCGCGATGAGTGGCCGCGCAGCATCCTCAACAAGGTCGAAAGCGCCGATCTGCCCTTCCGTTGGAGCCTGAATCCCTACCAGGGTTGCGAGCACGGTTGCAGCTACTGCTACGCGCGGCCCACGCATGAGTATTGGGGCCTTGGAGCGGGTCTGGATTTCGAGCGCGTGGTGCTGGTGAAGCGTGATGCGGCCGCCCTGCTGGTGAAGGCCTTGCGATCACCGGGCTGGAAGGCCGAGCCCATCATGCTTTCCGGCGCCACCGACCCCTACCAGCCCGTGGAGCGGAGGGAACGCATCACGCGTTCCTTGTTGCAGGTGATGCACGACCACGGCCAGCCGGTGTCGGTGATCACCAAGAACGGCCTCATCCTGCGCGATCTGGATCTGCTTGCGCCCATGGCCGCCTTGAGACAGGCCCAAGTGGCCATCAGCATCACATCATTGAATGAGGACCTGCGGCGTGCCATGGAGCCACGCACCGCCAGCGCCAGGGTGCGCTTGAAGGCCATCGCGAAACTGTCCTCCGCAGGCGTTCCGGTGCATGCCATGATCGCTCCGGTGATCCCCGGTCTCAATGACCAGGAGATCCCCGCACTGCTGGAAGCCGCTGCCCAGGCCGGTGCCCGGTCGGCCAGCTACATCCTGTTGCGCACCAATGGGCCGGTGCATGAGGTGTTCACGCGCTGGCTGCGCACCCACTTCCCGCTTCGGGCCGCCAAGGTGGAGCATCTTACCGCGGAGACCCATGGCGGTTCCATGAGCGACCACCGCAGCGGGAGGCGCTTCAAAGGTGAAGGCCCTGTGGCCCAGCAGATCGGCGCTTTGTTCAAGCTCATGCATGGCCGTCACCTTCATGGGCGCAGTGCACCGCCCTTGGACAGCAGCGGCTTCCGCAGGCCCGCGCAGGGGCAGTTGGACCTGTTCCAGTGA
- a CDS encoding PD40 domain-containing protein codes for MRRASESTILLSLILTTCGTPSGESQAQQEEPAGRALIHPDEKHFKSLRQLSNGGDIAEAYWSFDGRRLVFQATVPEWGDECDQIFHFSPFENDLMGVPPQRVSIHGGRTTCSYFMPGDRTILFASTHEAAATCPAKPERRADGKYVWPIYESFDIYVSDLEGNIVKQLTDTPGYDAEATVSPKGDRIVFTSMRDGDLDLYTMAIDGSDVRRVTNEPGYDGGAFFSPDGSKLVWRASRPKTPEELGEYQELLQQGLVMPTNMELYVANADGSDARRITDLGQANWAPYWHPKGEKIIFASNHKSQRGFPFTLFMVNIDGSGLEQISFGDTFDAFPVFSGDGKHLVFSSNRNNKPGSRDTNLFIAEWKD; via the coding sequence ATGCGACGAGCCAGTGAAAGCACGATCCTTCTCAGCCTCATCCTTACCACTTGTGGTACCCCATCAGGCGAAAGCCAGGCGCAGCAAGAGGAGCCTGCCGGCAGGGCACTCATCCATCCCGATGAGAAACACTTCAAAAGCCTGCGCCAACTGAGCAATGGCGGCGACATCGCCGAGGCTTATTGGAGCTTCGATGGCCGCCGTCTCGTGTTCCAGGCCACCGTACCCGAATGGGGCGACGAATGCGACCAGATCTTCCATTTCAGCCCCTTTGAGAACGACCTCATGGGCGTCCCCCCGCAGCGGGTGAGCATCCACGGCGGGCGCACCACCTGCAGCTATTTCATGCCGGGCGATCGCACCATCCTATTCGCCAGCACGCACGAGGCCGCTGCTACATGTCCCGCCAAGCCGGAACGCCGTGCCGATGGCAAATACGTGTGGCCCATCTACGAGAGCTTCGACATCTATGTAAGCGACCTGGAAGGCAACATCGTGAAGCAACTCACCGACACACCCGGCTATGATGCGGAGGCCACCGTTTCGCCAAAGGGCGACCGCATCGTGTTCACCAGCATGCGCGATGGCGACCTGGATCTCTATACCATGGCCATTGACGGCAGTGACGTGCGCCGCGTGACGAACGAACCCGGCTATGATGGTGGCGCCTTCTTCAGCCCCGATGGCAGCAAGCTGGTGTGGCGTGCTTCACGGCCCAAGACACCTGAGGAGTTGGGCGAGTACCAGGAGTTGCTCCAACAGGGCCTGGTGATGCCCACCAACATGGAGCTGTATGTGGCCAACGCCGATGGAAGCGATGCCCGCCGCATCACCGATCTGGGCCAGGCCAACTGGGCCCCATACTGGCACCCCAAGGGTGAGAAGATCATCTTCGCAAGCAACCATAAGAGCCAGCGCGGTTTCCCCTTCACGCTCTTCATGGTCAATATCGACGGGAGCGGATTGGAGCAGATCAGCTTTGGCGACACTTTCGACGCCTTCCCGGTCTTCAGCGGCGATGGGAAACACCTTGTCTTCAGCAGCAACCGCAACAACAAGCCCGGTTCACGGGACACGAACCTGTTCATCGCGGAGTGGAAGGATTGA
- a CDS encoding phosphatase PAP2 family protein, translating to MEREMAVRCFLVTGLAFAVPALVAVAQHDQLALHRIINAHHAPWSDLFFRYATHLADGLVPTVLAVVLLFLRDVRSFLMMGLGCGISAIVVQALKHLVFGAHHRPAGRHAELDGIRWLEGVDLHHHFSFPSGHATAAFAMCLALAVIVARPRWGVVLAAVASVLAFSRVYISQHFTEDVLAGAALGGISAWLVYRWLYRSRFATRPWLDRRPFYLPK from the coding sequence ATGGAGCGCGAAATGGCGGTGCGTTGTTTCCTGGTCACCGGGCTGGCGTTCGCCGTTCCCGCGCTGGTGGCGGTGGCGCAGCATGATCAATTGGCGTTGCACCGCATCATCAACGCGCATCACGCGCCCTGGTCCGACCTGTTCTTCCGTTACGCCACACACCTGGCCGATGGCCTCGTTCCCACCGTACTGGCGGTAGTATTGCTTTTCCTGCGGGATGTCCGATCGTTCCTGATGATGGGCCTGGGATGCGGGATCTCCGCGATCGTGGTACAGGCGCTCAAGCATCTGGTCTTCGGTGCACACCATCGGCCAGCGGGCAGGCATGCAGAACTGGATGGCATCCGGTGGCTGGAGGGCGTGGACCTGCACCACCACTTCAGCTTTCCCAGCGGACACGCCACGGCCGCTTTCGCCATGTGTCTGGCGTTGGCGGTGATCGTGGCGCGTCCGCGTTGGGGTGTGGTGCTGGCCGCCGTGGCGTCGGTGCTCGCCTTCAGCAGGGTCTACATCTCTCAGCACTTCACCGAGGATGTGCTCGCCGGGGCGGCCTTGGGCGGCATCAGCGCATGGCTGGTGTACCGCTGGCTCTACCGTTCGCGCTTCGCCACGCGGCCCTGGCTTGACCGGCGCCCCTTCTACTTGCCGAAGTAG
- a CDS encoding diacylglyceryl transferase, giving the protein MHRKNDTNGPRWVGRLRDRWGVGTAQVFIILLVFACTGFTVMFLKRPVVTFFAGEGEQPVLFTVLYYVLILPVYNVILLIYGAIFGQFRFFWTFEKRFFARLFGRRSDSARDKA; this is encoded by the coding sequence ATGCACCGGAAGAACGACACAAATGGCCCGCGTTGGGTTGGGCGCTTGCGCGATCGCTGGGGTGTGGGCACAGCGCAGGTGTTCATCATCCTGCTCGTGTTCGCCTGCACGGGCTTCACCGTGATGTTCCTGAAGCGGCCGGTGGTGACCTTCTTTGCCGGCGAGGGCGAGCAGCCCGTATTGTTCACGGTGCTCTACTACGTCCTCATCCTGCCCGTCTACAACGTCATCCTGCTGATCTACGGGGCGATCTTCGGTCAGTTCCGCTTCTTCTGGACATTCGAGAAGCGCTTCTTCGCACGGCTCTTCGGTCGTCGGTCGGACTCGGCCCGTGACAAGGCCTGA
- a CDS encoding PQQ-dependent sugar dehydrogenase: MTGPTDGAQAQIVPPNFADALVMGGWNEPVGATWDANGRMYVWEKRGMVWIVDGGVKLPNPLVNISEEVGNWRDHGLLGFALDPNFLANGRVYLLYLVDRHHLKFHGTPNYNPNTNHYYQASVMRITRYTANGPSFNSVDPASRFVLVGATPQTGAPNLHESHSTGSIVFGADGTLMAAFGDGASYASTDLGNAGETYVDSALADGIIRPQENVGAFRSQMVNCLNGKVIRIDPVTGHGIPSNPWYDPAEPNATRSKVWALGLRNPFRMTIDRSQGSNDPSAGRPGTLYIGDVGWNVWEDLNVCYEGGMNFGWPLYEGMTQHNNYMGASIMNLDAPNPLYDGVSCTQSHFMFKDLLKQDTPIHLNGHPNPCNPSVQIPNSIPKFFHARPAIDWRHGNQSRCAGFLGSTAVTWDLDAADSPVPGPRFGGNAAIGGPKMAGQNFPLGYQNSSFHGDYPGGWIRRFVFDAQDKPVSVHNFATNLGAIVWIGEGPDGCLWYIKYNNSELRRICYTLAVNLPPVAVATQNEQYGPGPLTVQFSSAGSLDPENGPITFHWDFGDGQQSTAPNPQHTYTAPPGVPTTYQVVLTVKDDQNQQATANLIVSLNNTPPQVEIISFENGSTYPLGVDTVYQLVANVTDLEHGPAQLSYAWRTTLHHNTHMHPEAIDNNPVTSTMISGVGCDGESYSYNITLTVTDAGGLATTVDHWLFPRCSAIAPTAVILTNTNAGPGPLQVQFDGTNSYDPGYIAAYHWDFNDGTFSTDPAPLKVFTESGDHVVVLTVTDDDGLTDQATRVITVVTPGPAECVGALGSLLAQRWTGIGGTNVSDLLNHPNYPNNPNTTFYPTSFQGQVNIADNYGTRVRGYIIPPTTGLYTFTVTSDDASVVYLSPGPDPQYKQQICSVPGWTNETEYFKYPSQVSAPVMLQAGAYYYVEMIHKEGSGGDHWALRWQTPTNSNRVIIPGSALGRWQDCGPGVKLRAALQGPWDPSVNLMKDGMRQQGLVPLAEPYAALGFGNAGGETTTPQRLAVSGKNAVVDWVLVEIRNKNTPTTVLARKSCLLERDGDVVDVQGKSRLEFGLPQGEYLVSIRHRNHMGAMAQWPVMLSPQAGFVDLTMPSTATWGQQARAPLNGGRMGLWSGHVVRNGKVKYTGQDNDRDPILVRIGGVVPSNTAAGYHVEDVNLDGLVKYTGAGNDRDPILVNIGGTVPTSIREEQLP; the protein is encoded by the coding sequence TTGACAGGGCCTACAGATGGAGCACAGGCGCAGATCGTACCCCCCAATTTCGCCGATGCCCTGGTCATGGGCGGTTGGAACGAACCCGTTGGGGCCACTTGGGACGCGAATGGCCGGATGTACGTGTGGGAAAAGCGCGGCATGGTGTGGATCGTGGACGGTGGCGTCAAGCTGCCGAATCCGCTGGTGAACATCAGCGAGGAGGTGGGCAACTGGCGCGACCATGGTCTGTTGGGGTTCGCGTTGGACCCGAACTTCCTGGCGAACGGGAGGGTGTACCTGCTGTATCTGGTGGATCGGCACCACTTGAAGTTCCACGGTACACCGAACTACAACCCCAATACGAACCACTACTACCAGGCCTCCGTCATGCGCATCACGCGCTACACGGCCAATGGTCCATCGTTCAACTCGGTCGACCCCGCCAGTCGTTTTGTTCTGGTGGGTGCAACGCCGCAGACCGGCGCACCCAACCTGCACGAATCCCACAGTACGGGGTCCATCGTCTTCGGCGCGGATGGTACGCTCATGGCCGCTTTTGGCGATGGTGCGAGCTATGCCAGCACGGATCTGGGCAATGCGGGCGAGACCTATGTGGATTCGGCGCTTGCGGACGGCATCATCCGACCGCAGGAGAACGTGGGCGCTTTTCGGTCACAGATGGTGAACTGTCTCAATGGCAAGGTGATCCGCATCGATCCGGTGACCGGCCATGGCATACCGAGCAACCCCTGGTACGACCCCGCTGAGCCCAATGCCACGCGTTCCAAGGTCTGGGCGCTTGGGCTGCGCAACCCGTTCCGCATGACGATCGACCGGAGCCAAGGCAGCAACGATCCATCCGCCGGGCGCCCCGGGACCCTATACATCGGTGATGTAGGCTGGAATGTGTGGGAAGACCTGAACGTATGCTACGAAGGGGGTATGAATTTCGGCTGGCCCCTGTACGAGGGCATGACACAGCACAACAACTACATGGGTGCGAGCATCATGAACCTGGATGCGCCGAACCCGCTCTATGACGGGGTCTCCTGCACCCAATCACATTTCATGTTCAAGGACCTGCTTAAGCAGGACACCCCCATCCACCTCAACGGGCACCCCAATCCGTGCAACCCTTCGGTGCAGATCCCCAACTCCATCCCGAAATTCTTCCACGCGCGTCCGGCCATCGACTGGCGCCATGGCAACCAATCGCGTTGTGCTGGATTCCTGGGCAGCACAGCAGTGACCTGGGACTTGGACGCTGCTGATTCCCCCGTGCCGGGTCCGCGTTTCGGGGGCAACGCCGCCATCGGTGGGCCGAAGATGGCCGGGCAGAATTTTCCATTGGGTTACCAGAACAGCAGCTTCCACGGTGATTACCCAGGCGGATGGATACGCCGCTTTGTTTTCGACGCCCAGGACAAACCTGTAAGCGTACACAACTTCGCCACCAACCTGGGTGCCATCGTTTGGATCGGGGAGGGACCTGATGGTTGCCTCTGGTACATCAAGTACAACAACAGCGAACTGCGCCGCATCTGTTACACCCTGGCGGTGAACCTGCCGCCTGTGGCCGTGGCCACGCAGAATGAGCAGTACGGGCCGGGGCCGCTCACGGTGCAGTTCTCCAGTGCGGGCAGCCTCGATCCGGAGAACGGACCGATAACCTTTCATTGGGACTTCGGCGACGGGCAGCAGAGCACGGCACCGAACCCCCAGCACACCTACACCGCGCCGCCGGGTGTACCCACCACCTACCAGGTTGTGCTTACCGTGAAGGATGACCAGAACCAGCAGGCCACGGCCAACCTGATCGTCTCGCTGAACAATACTCCGCCACAGGTGGAGATCATCAGCTTCGAGAACGGCAGCACTTATCCCCTGGGTGTCGATACCGTGTACCAGCTGGTGGCGAATGTGACTGACTTGGAGCATGGTCCTGCGCAACTTTCCTATGCCTGGCGAACCACCCTGCACCACAACACCCATATGCACCCGGAGGCCATCGACAACAATCCGGTGACCAGCACCATGATCAGCGGCGTGGGCTGCGACGGCGAGAGCTACAGCTACAACATCACCTTGACCGTTACGGACGCCGGAGGGCTGGCGACCACGGTGGACCACTGGCTTTTCCCGCGCTGCTCGGCCATTGCGCCTACCGCGGTCATCCTCACCAATACGAATGCAGGCCCGGGTCCGCTGCAGGTCCAGTTCGATGGCACCAACTCCTACGACCCCGGCTACATCGCGGCCTACCATTGGGACTTCAACGACGGCACCTTCAGCACCGATCCCGCGCCATTGAAGGTCTTCACCGAGAGCGGAGACCATGTGGTGGTGCTTACCGTGACGGATGATGATGGGCTCACCGATCAGGCCACGCGTGTGATCACCGTGGTGACGCCCGGACCAGCCGAGTGTGTGGGCGCTTTGGGCAGTCTGCTCGCCCAAAGGTGGACCGGCATCGGCGGCACCAACGTGAGCGACCTGCTCAACCACCCGAACTACCCCAACAACCCGAACACGACCTTCTACCCGACCAGTTTCCAGGGGCAGGTGAACATCGCCGACAACTACGGCACGCGTGTGCGGGGCTACATCATTCCACCCACCACCGGGCTGTACACCTTCACGGTCACCAGTGATGACGCGTCGGTGGTCTACCTCAGCCCCGGTCCCGACCCCCAGTACAAACAACAGATATGCAGTGTGCCGGGTTGGACGAACGAGACCGAGTACTTCAAGTATCCTTCCCAAGTGAGCGCGCCTGTCATGTTGCAGGCGGGCGCCTATTATTATGTGGAGATGATCCACAAGGAAGGCAGCGGCGGTGACCACTGGGCCCTGCGCTGGCAGACACCCACCAACTCGAACCGCGTGATCATTCCGGGTTCCGCGCTCGGACGCTGGCAGGATTGCGGCCCGGGCGTGAAGTTGCGTGCCGCGCTGCAGGGGCCATGGGATCCCAGCGTGAACCTGATGAAGGACGGCATGCGCCAGCAAGGGCTTGTGCCCCTGGCCGAACCCTATGCCGCGCTCGGCTTCGGCAATGCCGGTGGGGAAACCACCACACCACAACGGCTCGCCGTTTCGGGCAAGAATGCCGTGGTGGACTGGGTGTTGGTGGAGATCCGCAACAAGAACACGCCCACCACCGTGCTGGCCCGCAAGAGCTGCCTGCTGGAGCGCGATGGCGATGTGGTGGATGTGCAAGGCAAGTCGCGGTTGGAGTTCGGTTTGCCACAGGGCGAGTACCTCGTTTCGATCCGCCATCGCAACCACATGGGCGCCATGGCGCAATGGCCGGTGATGCTCTCGCCGCAGGCCGGCTTTGTGGACCTTACCATGCCGAGCACCGCTACGTGGGGCCAACAGGCGCGTGCCCCGCTCAACGGCGGACGCATGGGCCTGTGGAGCGGACATGTGGTGCGCAACGGCAAGGTGAAGTACACCGGCCAGGACAATGATCGCGATCCGATCCTGGTGCGTATCGGTGGCGTCGTGCCCTCCAACACCGCAGCAGGCTACCACGTGGAGGATGTGAACCTGGACGGCCTGGTGAAATACACAGGCGCCGGCAACGATCGCGATCCCATCCTGGTGAATATCGGCGGCACGGTGCCCACCTCGATCCGTGAAGAGCAACTGCCCTGA
- a CDS encoding DASH family cryptochrome produces MSRSFLWFRNDLRLADHPAAVDALADSDEVLPVHIIDPRQIAPSPFGFSRMGPYRAQFLLESLADLDAQLHLRGSALRVYIGEPATVLSRIAAEWKVEAVYTKRQFAWEEQRHLRTVSEVLPVRAAGPPTLLHPEDLPLPIEKLPKVFTAFRHKVETHWQVRDALPEPSQLPTPTEWASQLPSLADLGCEAPTSDPRAVMHFTGGRAAALERLKHYFWDNRSLSSYKETRNGMIGADYSSKFSPWLALGCISAREVYHQVKRYERLHGANESTYWLVFELLWRDFFQFTAAKHGADLFKRSGIAHKPAQGNHDPRRFAAWCEGRTGQPFIDAHMRELAATGWMSNRGRQNTASYLVHDLGLDWRMGAWWFECMLIDYDPCSNWGNWQYIAGVGNDPRPLRKFLPDRQAAQYDPQGDHQRLWASSIKENRGEVGP; encoded by the coding sequence ATGTCCCGCTCCTTCCTCTGGTTCCGCAACGATCTGCGCCTGGCCGATCATCCCGCTGCGGTGGATGCCTTGGCGGACAGCGACGAGGTACTGCCGGTGCACATCATCGATCCGCGGCAGATCGCTCCATCGCCCTTCGGCTTCAGCAGGATGGGTCCGTACCGTGCACAGTTCCTGTTGGAAAGCCTTGCCGACCTCGATGCCCAACTGCACTTGCGCGGGTCGGCTTTGCGGGTGTACATCGGTGAACCTGCCACCGTGCTGTCGCGGATCGCGGCGGAATGGAAAGTGGAAGCCGTGTACACCAAGCGGCAATTCGCCTGGGAGGAACAACGGCACCTGCGCACGGTGTCCGAAGTGCTGCCCGTGCGGGCGGCCGGTCCCCCCACACTGCTGCATCCGGAGGACTTACCCCTTCCCATCGAGAAGTTGCCCAAGGTCTTCACCGCCTTCCGCCACAAGGTGGAGACCCATTGGCAGGTGCGCGATGCATTGCCCGAACCTTCACAATTGCCCACGCCAACGGAGTGGGCCAGCCAACTTCCCTCCCTGGCGGATCTCGGCTGCGAAGCGCCCACTAGTGACCCGCGTGCGGTGATGCACTTCACGGGCGGACGTGCCGCCGCACTGGAACGATTGAAGCACTACTTCTGGGACAACCGCTCCCTCTCCAGCTACAAGGAAACGCGCAACGGCATGATCGGCGCGGACTACAGCAGCAAGTTCAGCCCCTGGCTGGCGCTGGGTTGCATCAGCGCGCGCGAGGTGTACCACCAGGTGAAGCGTTATGAGCGGCTCCATGGCGCCAATGAGAGCACCTACTGGCTGGTCTTCGAACTGCTGTGGCGCGACTTCTTCCAGTTCACGGCCGCGAAGCACGGTGCGGACCTCTTCAAGCGCAGCGGTATCGCCCACAAGCCCGCCCAGGGGAACCACGACCCGCGCCGCTTCGCCGCTTGGTGCGAGGGTCGCACGGGCCAGCCCTTCATCGATGCGCACATGCGCGAACTGGCCGCCACCGGCTGGATGAGCAACCGCGGACGCCAGAACACAGCCAGCTACCTGGTGCACGACCTGGGGCTCGACTGGCGTATGGGCGCCTGGTGGTTCGAGTGTATGCTCATCGACTACGACCCTTGCAGCAATTGGGGCAACTGGCAGTACATCGCCGGTGTGGGGAACGACCCCAGGCCCCTGAGGAAATTCCTCCCCGATCGCCAGGCTGCGCAGTACGATCCGCAAGGTGACCACCAGCGGCTGTGGGCCTCATCGATCAAGGAAAATCGGGGCGAGGTAGGTCCATAG